Proteins from a single region of Streptomyces vinaceus:
- the topA gene encoding type I DNA topoisomerase codes for MSPTSETAKGGRRLVIVESPAKAKTIKGYLGPGYVVEASVGHIRDLPNGAAEVPDKYTGEVRRLGVDVEHDFQPIYVVNADKKAQVRKLKELLAESDELFLATDEDREGEAIAWHLQEVLKPKVPVHRMVFHEITKDAIRDAVANPRELNQRMVDAQETRRILDRLYGYEVSPVLWKKVMPRLSAGRVQSVATRLVVERERERIAFRSAEYWDLTGTFSTGRAGDASDPSTLVARLNTVDGKRVAQGRDFGSNGQLKSEVLHLDEANARALAAALADTSFAVRSVESKPYRRSPYAPFRTTTLQQEASRKLGFGAKATMQVAQKLYENGFITYMRTDSTTLSDTAVSAARAQVTQLYGADYLPEKPRVYAGKVKNAQEAHEAIRPSGDRFRTPAETGLTGDQFRLYELIWKRTVASQMKDAVGNSVTVRIGGRASDGRDAEFTASGKTITFHGFMKAYVEGADDPNAELDDREKRLPQVAEGDALSAEEITADGHSTKPPARYTEASLVKELEEREIGRPSTYASIIGTILDRGYVFKKGTALVPSFLSFAVVNLLETHFGRLVDYDFTAKMEDDLDRIARGEAQSVPWLKRFYFGSEDASEVVPADGDHLGGLKELVTDLGAIDAREISSFPVGEGIVLRVGRYGPYVERGEKDAEGHQRADVPDDLAPDELTTEYAEELFAKPSGEFELGKDPVSGNEIVAKDGRYGPYVTEILPEGTPKTGKNAVKPRTASLFKSMSLDTVTLDEALKLMSLPRVVGADAEGVEITAQNGRYGPYLKKGTDSRSLETEDQLFSITLDEALAIYAQPKQRGRAAAKPPLKELGTDPVSEKPVVVKDGRFGPYVTDGETNATLRRDDDVETITPERGYELLAEKRAKGPAKKTAKKAPAKKAPAKKATATKAAAKKTTTAKKTAAKKTAAKTTATKTAAKKTVAKKAAAAAPSSDD; via the coding sequence TTGTCCCCGACTAGCGAGACCGCAAAGGGCGGCCGCCGACTCGTCATCGTCGAGTCCCCTGCCAAGGCGAAGACGATCAAGGGCTACCTCGGCCCGGGATACGTCGTCGAGGCGAGCGTCGGGCACATTCGCGACCTCCCGAACGGCGCCGCCGAGGTCCCCGACAAGTACACGGGCGAGGTCCGCCGTCTCGGCGTGGACGTCGAACACGACTTCCAGCCGATCTACGTCGTCAACGCCGACAAGAAGGCGCAGGTCAGGAAGCTCAAGGAGCTGCTGGCCGAGTCCGACGAACTCTTCCTCGCCACCGATGAGGACCGCGAGGGCGAAGCCATCGCGTGGCACCTGCAGGAAGTGCTCAAGCCCAAGGTCCCCGTCCACCGGATGGTCTTCCACGAGATCACCAAGGACGCGATCCGCGACGCCGTCGCCAACCCGCGCGAGCTGAACCAGCGCATGGTCGACGCCCAGGAGACCCGGCGCATCCTCGACCGCCTCTACGGCTACGAGGTCTCGCCGGTCCTGTGGAAGAAGGTCATGCCGCGCCTGTCGGCCGGCCGCGTCCAGTCGGTGGCCACCCGCCTCGTCGTCGAGCGGGAGCGCGAGCGCATCGCCTTCCGTTCCGCCGAGTACTGGGACCTGACCGGAACCTTCTCCACCGGCCGCGCCGGTGACGCCTCCGACCCCTCGACCCTGGTCGCCCGCCTGAACACGGTGGACGGCAAGCGCGTCGCGCAGGGCCGTGACTTCGGCTCGAACGGGCAGCTCAAGAGCGAGGTGCTGCACCTCGACGAGGCGAACGCGCGGGCGCTGGCCGCCGCGCTGGCGGACACCTCGTTCGCCGTCCGCTCGGTCGAGTCCAAGCCGTACCGCCGCTCCCCGTACGCCCCCTTCCGTACGACGACGCTCCAGCAGGAGGCCTCGCGCAAGCTGGGCTTCGGCGCGAAGGCGACGATGCAGGTGGCGCAGAAGCTGTACGAGAACGGCTTCATCACCTACATGCGTACGGACTCCACCACGCTCTCCGACACCGCGGTGTCGGCGGCGCGGGCGCAGGTCACGCAGCTCTACGGGGCCGACTACCTGCCGGAGAAGCCGCGCGTCTACGCGGGCAAGGTCAAGAACGCGCAAGAGGCGCACGAGGCGATTCGCCCTTCGGGTGATCGTTTCCGCACCCCGGCCGAGACGGGTCTGACCGGCGACCAGTTCCGCCTGTACGAGCTCATCTGGAAGCGGACCGTCGCCTCCCAGATGAAGGACGCGGTCGGCAACTCGGTCACCGTCAGGATCGGTGGCCGCGCGTCGGACGGCCGGGACGCCGAGTTCACCGCCTCCGGCAAGACGATCACCTTCCACGGCTTCATGAAGGCGTACGTCGAGGGCGCGGACGACCCGAACGCCGAGCTCGACGACCGCGAGAAGCGGCTGCCGCAGGTCGCCGAGGGCGACGCGCTGTCGGCCGAGGAGATCACGGCGGACGGCCACTCGACCAAGCCGCCGGCCCGCTACACCGAGGCTTCGCTGGTCAAGGAGCTGGAAGAGCGGGAGATCGGCCGCCCGTCGACGTACGCGTCGATCATCGGCACGATCCTGGACCGCGGGTACGTCTTCAAGAAGGGCACGGCGCTCGTGCCGTCCTTCCTGTCGTTCGCCGTGGTCAACCTGCTGGAGACGCACTTCGGGCGGCTCGTCGACTACGACTTCACGGCCAAGATGGAGGACGACCTCGACCGCATCGCGCGGGGCGAGGCACAGTCCGTGCCGTGGCTGAAGCGCTTCTACTTCGGCTCCGAGGACGCGTCCGAGGTCGTACCGGCCGACGGCGACCACCTCGGCGGCCTGAAGGAGCTGGTCACGGACCTCGGCGCGATCGACGCCCGGGAGATCTCCTCCTTCCCGGTCGGCGAGGGCATCGTGCTGCGCGTCGGCCGCTACGGGCCGTACGTCGAGCGCGGCGAGAAGGACGCGGAGGGCCACCAGCGGGCCGACGTGCCCGACGACCTGGCGCCGGACGAGCTGACGACCGAGTACGCGGAGGAGCTCTTCGCGAAGCCGAGTGGCGAGTTCGAGCTGGGCAAGGACCCGGTGAGCGGGAACGAAATCGTCGCGAAGGACGGTCGTTACGGGCCGTACGTGACGGAGATCCTGCCGGAGGGCACGCCGAAGACGGGCAAGAACGCGGTGAAGCCGCGCACGGCCTCGCTCTTCAAGTCGATGAGCCTCGACACGGTCACGCTGGACGAGGCGCTGAAGCTGATGTCCCTGCCGCGCGTGGTGGGCGCGGACGCCGAGGGCGTGGAGATCACGGCCCAGAACGGCCGCTACGGCCCGTACCTGAAGAAGGGCACGGACTCGCGGTCGCTGGAGACCGAGGACCAGCTGTTCTCGATCACCCTCGACGAGGCCCTCGCCATCTACGCCCAGCCGAAGCAGCGCGGGCGCGCCGCGGCGAAGCCGCCGCTGAAGGAGCTGGGCACCGACCCGGTCAGCGAGAAGCCGGTGGTCGTCAAGGACGGCCGCTTCGGGCCGTACGTGACGGACGGCGAGACGAACGCGACGCTGCGGCGGGACGACGACGTCGAAACGATCACGCCGGAGCGCGGCTACGAGCTGCTGGCGGAGAAGCGCGCGAAGGGCCCGGCCAAGAAGACGGCGAAGAAGGCCCCGGCCAAGAAGGCGCCCGCGAAGAAGGCCACGGCGACCAAGGCCGCGGCGAAGAAGACGACGACGGCCAAGAAGACCGCCGCGAAGAAGACGGCGGCGAAGACGACGGCGACGAAGACCGCCGCGAAGAAGACGGTCGCCAAGAAGGCGGCCGCGGCCGCCCCGTCGTCGGACGACTGA
- a CDS encoding DUF7059 domain-containing protein, with protein MSTTSLPSPDRAAELRTALLAAGFTADGLLDLLGAPAYAALARSETVPALRATRGSDGPLASLVRLFLLQQPEPYVNVARALPLDAALADGWLRREEAADGGDAVYATVDVRPYGGPDGEDWFIVSDLGCAVGGAGGIGSREEGVVLGVGGASTTLAGITVRTPVASALDLGTGSGIQALHAAQHATRVTATDVNPRALDFTRLTLALSGAQEAELLQGSLFEPVGEATYDLIVSNPPFVISPGARLTYRDGGMGGDDLCRTLVQEAGTHLNPGGYAQFLGNWQHVDGEDWHDRVRAWVPRGCDAWIVQRDVQDVTQYAELWLRDAGDHRTDPAEYARRYEDWLDEFEARKTKAVGFGWITLRRSDAAEPSIVVEEWPHSVEQPLGDAVVAHFARQDYLRDHDDAALLEARFVLAAEVVQEQVGAPGAEDPEHVVLRQNRGMRRATKVDTVGAGFAGVCDGSLTAGRILDAIAHLVQEDPVVLRDRTPEAIRVLVEQGFLEPAEG; from the coding sequence GTGAGTACCACCAGTCTCCCCTCGCCCGACCGCGCCGCCGAGCTCCGCACGGCCCTGCTCGCCGCCGGCTTCACCGCCGACGGCCTGCTCGACCTGCTCGGCGCCCCCGCCTACGCCGCGCTGGCCCGCAGCGAGACGGTCCCCGCCCTGCGCGCCACGCGCGGCAGCGACGGCCCGCTCGCGAGCCTGGTCCGGCTGTTCCTGCTCCAGCAGCCGGAGCCGTACGTGAACGTGGCCCGGGCCCTGCCCCTCGACGCCGCGCTGGCCGACGGCTGGCTGCGCCGGGAGGAGGCCGCCGACGGCGGGGACGCGGTGTACGCCACCGTCGACGTGCGCCCGTACGGCGGTCCCGACGGGGAGGACTGGTTCATCGTCTCCGACCTCGGCTGCGCCGTCGGCGGGGCCGGCGGGATCGGCAGCCGGGAGGAGGGCGTGGTCCTCGGCGTCGGCGGAGCCTCCACCACCCTGGCCGGGATCACCGTCCGCACCCCGGTCGCCAGCGCCCTCGACCTCGGCACCGGCTCCGGCATCCAGGCCCTGCACGCCGCACAGCACGCCACCCGGGTCACCGCGACGGACGTCAACCCCCGGGCCCTGGACTTCACCCGGCTGACCCTGGCCCTGTCCGGCGCCCAGGAGGCCGAGCTGCTCCAGGGCTCGCTCTTCGAGCCGGTCGGCGAGGCCACGTACGACCTGATCGTGTCGAACCCGCCGTTCGTGATCTCCCCCGGCGCGCGGCTGACGTACCGCGACGGCGGGATGGGCGGCGACGACCTGTGCCGGACCCTCGTTCAGGAGGCCGGCACGCACCTCAACCCGGGCGGGTACGCGCAGTTCCTCGGCAACTGGCAGCACGTGGACGGCGAGGACTGGCACGACCGGGTCCGCGCCTGGGTGCCGCGCGGCTGCGACGCGTGGATCGTGCAGCGTGACGTACAGGACGTCACGCAGTACGCCGAGCTGTGGCTGCGCGACGCGGGCGACCACCGCACCGACCCCGCCGAGTACGCGCGGCGGTACGAGGACTGGCTGGACGAGTTCGAGGCGCGCAAGACCAAGGCCGTCGGCTTCGGCTGGATCACCCTGCGGCGCAGCGACGCGGCGGAGCCGTCGATCGTGGTCGAGGAGTGGCCGCACTCGGTGGAACAGCCGCTCGGCGACGCCGTCGTGGCCCACTTCGCCCGTCAGGACTACCTGCGCGACCACGATGACGCGGCCCTGCTGGAGGCCCGCTTCGTGCTGGCGGCGGAGGTCGTCCAGGAGCAGGTCGGCGCGCCGGGCGCGGAGGATCCGGAGCACGTGGTGCTGCGGCAGAACCGCGGGATGCGGCGGGCGACCAAGGTCGACACGGTCGGGGCGGGCTTCGCGGGAGTGTGCGACGGCTCACTCACGGCGGGCCGGATCCTGGACGCGATCGCGCACCTGGTGCAGGAGGATCCGGTGGTGTTGCGCGACCGGACTCCGGAGGCGATCCGCGTCCTGGTCGAGCAGGGGTTCCTGGAGCCGGCCGAGGGCTGA
- a CDS encoding small secreted protein — MNKKFAAAVSGGAVLMLVLSGCGGDDGDEKANAWAKKVCDKWQPELKKIETANADIKRVATESSKPEEVQTTDSAAFGTMSASYKAMGTALQGAGVPPVKDGQTTQATAIKGFEESSKGYADLKTKMEALDAKDQTKFAEGLKEVAGGLDQATQGGKNALNTLKAGGLDKAMNGQKGCQVAAPSASPK; from the coding sequence GTGAACAAGAAGTTTGCGGCCGCGGTGTCCGGCGGTGCGGTACTGATGCTCGTGCTGTCCGGTTGCGGCGGCGACGACGGGGACGAGAAGGCCAACGCCTGGGCCAAGAAGGTCTGCGACAAGTGGCAGCCCGAGCTGAAGAAGATCGAGACCGCCAACGCGGACATCAAGCGGGTGGCGACCGAGAGCAGCAAGCCCGAAGAGGTGCAGACGACCGACTCGGCTGCGTTCGGGACCATGTCGGCGTCGTACAAGGCGATGGGAACCGCCCTGCAGGGGGCGGGGGTTCCGCCGGTCAAGGACGGTCAGACGACGCAGGCGACGGCGATCAAGGGCTTCGAGGAGTCCTCCAAGGGATACGCCGACCTGAAGACGAAGATGGAAGCCCTGGACGCGAAGGACCAGACGAAGTTCGCCGAGGGCCTCAAGGAGGTGGCCGGCGGACTCGACCAGGCCACCCAGGGCGGCAAGAACGCGCTCAACACGCTCAAGGCGGGCGGCCTGGACAAGGCGATGAACGGCCAGAAGGGCTGCCAGGTAGCGGCGCCGTCGGCATCGCCGAAGTGA